From a single Acidobacteriota bacterium genomic region:
- a CDS encoding helix-turn-helix domain-containing protein — MGEPQISPMPRQRTPRSPSDDALGSSDEGRKPPWQKEGSSADEASFGRWLRRQREVREIDLREIADRTKISLRYLKAMEQDRFDLLPAPVFARGFLREYARYVGLSPDEVVNFYLSAHEEMEALDDEGTVTPRHRSSVLRHGLLLALAVALMVALAVYVAFYLENRRSAAPAEEAPAAAVPSPPEDAAPVLRGAAPAALPATMAPSPEAAAAAVPRAPLEVTLDFTAECWVEALIDGRQRLSELHVQGESLSLTAESEVLLRKIGNAAGVEVHVNGRPFPLDGSAGQVVRDVRIDLEVVEGLQTEAPAV, encoded by the coding sequence ATGGGAGAGCCGCAGATCTCACCGATGCCGCGCCAGCGGACCCCGCGGTCCCCTTCGGACGACGCCCTCGGTTCGTCCGACGAGGGGCGTAAACCGCCATGGCAAAAGGAAGGATCGAGCGCTGACGAGGCGTCCTTCGGGCGCTGGCTGCGGCGCCAGCGGGAGGTGCGTGAGATCGACCTGCGAGAGATCGCCGACCGCACCAAGATCAGCCTCCGTTACCTCAAGGCGATGGAGCAGGATCGCTTCGATCTACTGCCGGCGCCGGTGTTCGCCCGTGGCTTCCTGCGCGAGTATGCACGCTACGTCGGACTGAGTCCCGACGAAGTGGTCAATTTCTACCTCTCGGCTCACGAGGAGATGGAGGCTCTCGACGACGAGGGGACGGTCACGCCGCGTCACCGCAGCTCCGTCCTGCGTCACGGATTGCTGCTCGCCCTGGCCGTCGCGCTGATGGTGGCACTGGCGGTTTACGTCGCCTTCTATCTCGAGAATCGCCGCTCCGCCGCGCCCGCCGAAGAGGCGCCCGCGGCGGCGGTGCCGTCGCCGCCGGAGGATGCGGCTCCGGTGTTGCGCGGCGCCGCCCCTGCCGCCCTGCCGGCCACGATGGCGCCAAGCCCCGAGGCGGCTGCTGCAGCGGTGCCGAGGGCACCCCTCGAGGTGACCCTCGACTTCACCGCCGAGTGCTGGGTCGAGGCGCTGATCGACGGCCGTCAGCGTCTCAGCGAGCTGCACGTGCAGGGAGAGTCCCTGTCGTTGACGGCGGAGTCCGAGGTCCTGTTGCGCAAGATCGGCAATGCCGCCGGCGTCGAAGTGCACGTCAACGGTCGGCCCTTCCCGCTCGATGGCTCGGCCGGCCAGGTGGTTCGGGATGTGCGTATCGACCTCGAAGTAGTGGAGGGCCTCCAGACCGAGGCTCCGGCGGTGTGA
- a CDS encoding Stp1/IreP family PP2C-type Ser/Thr phosphatase has product MVSVKAYGLTDRGLTRSHNEDYFEIDSSQNLYLVADGMGGHRHGEVASQLAVRTIKDFVDKTSHQDATWPFVPEPRLRRQTNVLKMAVRLAHDRVMYAIREDRRLFGMGTTVVGFLLDDDQAAIAHVGDSRAYRLRDGQLELLTQDHTWVNEQVVAGFLSLDQARVHPLKNVVTRALGGEKDIAVDVREEQVQRGDLYILCSDGLTTMLSDAEIQAGAESSASLAEICRNLVDAANSRGGHDNVTVIALGIE; this is encoded by the coding sequence ATGGTCTCCGTGAAGGCTTACGGTCTGACCGACCGAGGGCTCACTCGGTCTCACAACGAAGACTATTTCGAGATCGACTCGAGTCAAAACCTCTACCTGGTGGCCGATGGCATGGGCGGCCACCGGCACGGCGAAGTCGCCTCGCAGCTCGCCGTGCGCACGATCAAGGACTTCGTCGACAAGACGTCGCACCAGGATGCGACCTGGCCCTTCGTGCCGGAGCCGCGCCTGCGGCGCCAGACCAACGTGCTCAAGATGGCGGTGCGTCTGGCTCACGATCGGGTGATGTACGCCATTCGCGAGGACCGGCGCCTCTTCGGCATGGGGACGACGGTGGTCGGCTTTCTGCTCGATGACGATCAAGCGGCCATCGCCCACGTCGGCGACAGTCGCGCCTACCGGCTGCGCGACGGCCAGCTCGAGCTGCTGACCCAGGACCACACCTGGGTCAACGAGCAGGTGGTGGCGGGTTTCCTCTCCCTCGACCAGGCGCGGGTGCATCCGCTCAAGAACGTCGTCACTCGCGCCCTCGGCGGCGAGAAGGACATCGCCGTCGACGTGCGCGAGGAGCAGGTGCAGCGCGGCGACCTCTACATTCTGTGCTCGGACGGCCTCACCACCATGTTGAGCGATGCCGAGATTCAGGCCGGGGCCGAATCCTCCGCCAGCCTTGCCGAGATCTGCCGCAACCTGGTCGATGCCGCCAACTCCCGCGGTGGCCACGACAACGTCACCGTCATCGCCCTCGGCATCGAGTAG
- a CDS encoding DnaJ domain-containing protein gives MAKNYYDILGLGQNATDAQIRERFKAMARERHPDRFQGAEKADAEVAFQDLTEAFNVLLNAERRRQHDLELANPEADQQGVDSAQLARVYLQRGVKSYREKNYLQAADNFDRATKAEPENALGWYNLALACSHQQRWMSRSLTAIAKACELAPMNVTYLKTAGRLHARGGRLTQAEKYYEQALTWGGEDETIRRQLDEVRSSKRPRSGLFGRGS, from the coding sequence GTGGCCAAGAATTACTACGACATCCTGGGCCTCGGCCAGAATGCGACCGACGCCCAGATCCGGGAGCGCTTCAAGGCGATGGCCCGTGAGCGCCATCCGGATCGCTTCCAGGGGGCCGAAAAGGCCGATGCCGAGGTCGCTTTCCAAGATCTGACGGAGGCCTTCAACGTCCTCCTCAACGCCGAGCGCCGGCGCCAGCACGATCTCGAGCTGGCCAATCCGGAGGCGGACCAGCAGGGGGTCGATTCGGCGCAGCTGGCGCGGGTTTACCTGCAGCGCGGCGTCAAGTCCTACCGCGAAAAAAATTATCTCCAGGCGGCCGACAACTTCGATCGAGCCACCAAGGCCGAGCCCGAGAACGCCCTCGGCTGGTACAATTTGGCTCTCGCCTGCAGTCATCAGCAGCGCTGGATGTCGCGCTCTCTGACGGCGATCGCCAAGGCCTGCGAGCTCGCCCCCATGAACGTCACCTACCTCAAGACCGCGGGACGATTGCACGCCCGCGGGGGGCGTCTGACGCAAGCCGAGAAATACTACGAGCAGGCCCTCACCTGGGGCGGTGAGGACGAGACCATTCGCCGTCAGCTCGACGAGGTGCGGAGCTCCAAACGACCGCGCTCCGGTCTCTTCGGGAGGGGGAGCTGA
- a CDS encoding VWA domain-containing protein, which translates to MKRLFPLLVLLTSPLLAQSTFEEQLEVREVLLDVVVTDKAGNAVLGLGVDDFTVREDGRPVALTASTFYSSRELLEVPDALHDRLDTEPRDRYFILLFDDQKKNQTSIDLVSRQLRAARDTVRWVHQELAPADWVAVVGYDFRLKVYEDFTRDRQALARALRNAATGREPSGNWPSRLGGERSGEAGAVPSLRQGLPTGRDLSRETPRIYDAFEHLAQAAGAVPGRKNLIYFGLGFGDVDDRGIYRPDQRYYPPMVETLNDHNVAVYSVDISPSDVRHSLSGALSQLAEDTGGRYFERFTNFASPLKQISRENGGYYLLSYRSGHPPGESGFQKVEVELADRSLRVRARGGYRYGND; encoded by the coding sequence ATGAAGAGACTCTTCCCCCTCCTCGTGCTCCTCACCTCCCCGCTGCTGGCGCAGAGCACCTTCGAAGAGCAGCTCGAGGTCCGAGAAGTGTTGCTCGACGTAGTGGTGACGGACAAGGCCGGCAATGCCGTCCTCGGCCTCGGTGTCGACGACTTCACCGTCCGTGAGGACGGCCGGCCGGTAGCCCTCACGGCCTCGACCTTTTACTCCAGCCGCGAGTTGCTCGAGGTTCCGGACGCGCTGCACGATCGCCTCGACACGGAACCGCGGGATCGATACTTCATTCTGCTGTTCGACGATCAGAAGAAGAATCAGACCAGCATCGACCTGGTCTCGCGGCAGTTGAGGGCCGCCCGCGACACGGTGCGCTGGGTGCATCAGGAGCTCGCCCCGGCGGACTGGGTGGCGGTGGTCGGCTACGACTTTCGCCTCAAGGTCTACGAGGACTTCACCCGCGATCGCCAGGCCCTGGCCCGTGCCCTGCGCAATGCCGCCACCGGCCGCGAGCCCAGCGGCAACTGGCCGTCCCGCCTCGGCGGTGAGCGCAGCGGCGAGGCCGGAGCGGTGCCGTCCCTGCGCCAGGGACTGCCCACCGGCCGCGACCTGAGCCGCGAGACGCCGCGCATCTACGATGCCTTCGAGCACCTGGCGCAGGCCGCCGGGGCGGTGCCCGGACGCAAGAACCTGATCTACTTCGGCCTCGGCTTCGGCGACGTCGACGACCGCGGCATCTACCGCCCCGACCAGCGCTACTACCCACCGATGGTCGAGACCCTCAACGATCACAACGTCGCCGTCTACAGCGTCGATATCAGCCCGAGCGATGTCCGCCACAGCCTGAGCGGCGCCCTCAGCCAGCTCGCCGAGGACACCGGCGGCCGCTACTTCGAGCGCTTTACCAACTTCGCCTCGCCGCTCAAGCAGATCAGCCGCGAAAACGGCGGCTACTACCTGCTGAGCTACCGCAGCGGCCATCCGCCGGGCGAGTCAGGCTTCCAGAAAGTCGAAGTGGAGTTGGCGGATCGCAGCCTGCGAGTGCGAGCCCGCGGCGGCTACCGCTACGGCAACGATTGA